The proteins below come from a single Oncorhynchus gorbuscha isolate QuinsamMale2020 ecotype Even-year linkage group LG12, OgorEven_v1.0, whole genome shotgun sequence genomic window:
- the LOC123990190 gene encoding melanocortin receptor 4-like: protein MMNSTDHQGLISVGYTRNLSTAGTLGTLNKDSEGVGIKDSSTGCYEQLLISTEVFLTLGIVSLLENILVIAAIIKNKNLHSPMYLFICSLAVADMLVSVSNASETIVIALINGGNLTISGSLIKSMDNVFDSMICSSLLASICSLLAIAIDRYITIFYALRYHNIVTVKRAMAVIVCIWSCCVASGVLFIIYSESTTVLICLITMFFTMLALMASLYVHMFMLARLHIKRIAVLPGNVPIHQRANMKGAITLTILLGVFVVCWAPFFLHLILMISCPRNPYCACFMSHFNMYLILIMCNSVIDPLIYAFRSQEMRKTFKEIFCWYSLPNLCVCELPGKY, encoded by the coding sequence ATGATGAATTCCACAGACCACCAAGGGTTGATATCTGTGGGCTATACCAGGAACCTCAGCACTGCTGGGACTCTGGGAACCCTCAACAAAGACTCAGAGGGCGTTGGTATCAAGGACTCCTCAACAGGATGTTACGAGCAGCTCCTCATCTCTACCGAGGTCTTTCTCACACTGGGGATAGTCAGTTTATTAGAGAACATCCTGGTGATTGCTGCCATCATCAAGAATAAGAATCTCCACTCTCCCATGTACTTATTCATCTGTTCTTTGGCTGTGGCAGACATGCTGGTCAGCGTCTCCAACGCCTCCGAGACCATCGTCATCGCCCTGATCAACGGCGGCAACTTGACCATCTCCGGGTCGCTCATAAAGAGCATGGACAACGTGTTCGACTCCATGATCTGTAGCTCACTGCTGGCGTCAATCTGTAGTCTATTGGCCATCGCCATAGACCGCTACATCACCATATTCTACGCGCTGCGCTACCATAACATTGTGACAGTAAAGCGAGCGATGGCGGTAATCGTGTGCATCTGGTCGTGTTGTGTGGCATCGGGCGTGCTCTTCATTATCTACTCTGAGAGCACCACGGTCCTCATCTGCCTCATCACCATGTTCTTCACCATGCTGGCGCTCATGGCCTCTCTCTACGTCCACATGTTCATGCTGGCCCGCCTGCACATAAAGAGGATTGCCGTGCTGCCCGGGAACGTTCCCATCCACCAGCGTGCCAACATGAAGGGCGCCATCACCCTCACCATCCTCCTGGGTGTGTTCGTAGTGTGCTGGgctccctttttcctccacctcatcctcaTGATATCATGCCCCAGGAACCCCTACTGCGCCTGCTTCATGTCGCACTTCAACATGTACCTCATCCTcatcatgtgtaactctgtcatCGACCCACTGATCTACGCCTTCAGGAGCCAAGAGATGAGGAAGACCTTTAAGGAAATCTTCTGCTGGTACAGTCTGCCAAACCTGTGTGTGTGCGAGCTGCCAGGGAAATATTGA